The following are from one region of the Mauremys mutica isolate MM-2020 ecotype Southern chromosome 22, ASM2049712v1, whole genome shotgun sequence genome:
- the LOC123354700 gene encoding toll/interleukin-1 receptor domain-containing adapter protein isoform X1, translating into MEQLSACHATANIFSNTLGQDSCGHFSSDCYPDMAGWVRRLLQKPKQSSSSTGSSLNTKQSRSSSSSSSVTTASSSTSSSVASLGQLSPASQVSISSSGSARWAKSYDVCICHSNGDFEFVEEMVSYLESQTEGIRCFLQLRDAMPGSAITTELCDAVQNSHCWVLLITPSFLEDPWCRYQMHQALAEAPMANGRTIPVLKGIDRRDYPRELRCLYYIDVTRKENGFRQIKDTILRYLQELCRSTVSRIE; encoded by the exons ATGGAGCAGCTGTCCGCCTGCCATGCTACAGCCAATATCTTTAGCAACACCTTAG GTCAAGATTCATGTGGGCACTTCTCATCTGACTGTTACCCCGATATGGCTG GCTGGGTCAGGCGGCTCCTGCAGAAACCCAAGCAAAGCTCCAGCTCCACAGGAAGCAGCTTGAACACCAAACAGTCacgctcttcctcttcctcctcctcggtGACAACCGCCAGCTCTTCCACCAGCAGTTCAGTGGCCAGCCTAGGACAActgtctcctgcctcccaggtgaGCATCAGCAGCTCAGGGAGTGCCCGCTGGGCCAAGAGCTACGACGTGTGCATCTGCCACAGCAACGGGGACTTTGAGTTTGTCGAGGAGATGGTCTCGTATCTGGAGAGCCAGACTGAGGGCatccgctgcttcctgcagctgcgGGATGCCATGCCGGGGAGTGCTATCACCACAGAGCTCTGCGACGCCGTCCAGAACAGCCACTGCTGGGTCCTGCTCATAACCCCTAGCTTCCTCGAGGATCCCTGGTGCAGGTACCAGATGCATCAGGCGTTGGCAGAGGCGCCGATGGCCAATGGACGCACCATCCCCGTGCTGAAGGGCATTGACCGGAGAGACTACCCCCGGGAGCTGAGGTGCCTCTATTACATCGATGTGACGCGCAAGGAGAATGGCTTCAGGCAGATTAAGGACACGATCCTGCGCT ACCTGCAGGAGCTCTGTCGAAGCACTGTGAGCAGAATAGAGTGA
- the LOC123354700 gene encoding toll/interleukin-1 receptor domain-containing adapter protein isoform X2, with amino-acid sequence MAGWVRRLLQKPKQSSSSTGSSLNTKQSRSSSSSSSVTTASSSTSSSVASLGQLSPASQVSISSSGSARWAKSYDVCICHSNGDFEFVEEMVSYLESQTEGIRCFLQLRDAMPGSAITTELCDAVQNSHCWVLLITPSFLEDPWCRYQMHQALAEAPMANGRTIPVLKGIDRRDYPRELRCLYYIDVTRKENGFRQIKDTILRYLQELCRSTVSRIE; translated from the exons ATGGCTG GCTGGGTCAGGCGGCTCCTGCAGAAACCCAAGCAAAGCTCCAGCTCCACAGGAAGCAGCTTGAACACCAAACAGTCacgctcttcctcttcctcctcctcggtGACAACCGCCAGCTCTTCCACCAGCAGTTCAGTGGCCAGCCTAGGACAActgtctcctgcctcccaggtgaGCATCAGCAGCTCAGGGAGTGCCCGCTGGGCCAAGAGCTACGACGTGTGCATCTGCCACAGCAACGGGGACTTTGAGTTTGTCGAGGAGATGGTCTCGTATCTGGAGAGCCAGACTGAGGGCatccgctgcttcctgcagctgcgGGATGCCATGCCGGGGAGTGCTATCACCACAGAGCTCTGCGACGCCGTCCAGAACAGCCACTGCTGGGTCCTGCTCATAACCCCTAGCTTCCTCGAGGATCCCTGGTGCAGGTACCAGATGCATCAGGCGTTGGCAGAGGCGCCGATGGCCAATGGACGCACCATCCCCGTGCTGAAGGGCATTGACCGGAGAGACTACCCCCGGGAGCTGAGGTGCCTCTATTACATCGATGTGACGCGCAAGGAGAATGGCTTCAGGCAGATTAAGGACACGATCCTGCGCT ACCTGCAGGAGCTCTGTCGAAGCACTGTGAGCAGAATAGAGTGA